In one window of Oryzias melastigma strain HK-1 linkage group LG5, ASM292280v2, whole genome shotgun sequence DNA:
- the LOC112145583 gene encoding probable nuclear hormone receptor HR38: MPCAQTQHASLPHDIFFSSELVNPDLSPKLVMEAKGQRDQLSTSSLPSINTLVGNDYAGQFDAFSCKVTTAPAASTVSLSHPAAAAADGSSPHMQNTPFKLDDLQVYGCYPGSFALSCLDETLSSCGSEYYATVSSPTQGFQTESAPVWDSPFSPFPSAPPCSVDKAAMQQQLSFLTFSPSLEPHSTLGHHQDSLAGPDDPFFLSSRQHVYPLHCLHTPLESGPRESPCVVEGVMMSPKTPNSGTNEGHCAVCGDNASCQHYGVRTCEGCKGFFKRTVQKNAKYVCLANKDCPVDKRRRNRCQFCRFQKCLAVGMVKEVVRTDNLKGRRGRLPSKPKTLIEASSTSSNVNIIASLVKAHLDSNPSAGKLNYSKYQEKSNHLKEKEDAGDIQQFYDLLTGALDVIRKWAQAIPGFTDFCKEDQELLLESAFVELFILRLAYRSNPEKDKLVFCNGVVLHRQQCAHSFGDWINSIMDFSQSLHRMNLDLSLFACLAALVIITDRHGLKEPKRVEDFQSNLIRCLREHMSEKGTEPNRIQPNYLSRLLGKLPELRTLCTQGLQRIFYLKLEDLVPPPPIVEKIFMDTLPF, translated from the exons ATGCCCTGTGCACAAACCCAGCATGCATCCCTGCCCCATGAcatcttcttcagctctgagCTTGTGAATCCTGATCTTAGTCCAAAACTGGTGATGGAAGCTAAAGGCCAGAGGGACCAGCTCTCTACATCCTCCCTGCCGAGCATCAACACCTTGGTGGGCAACGACTATGCTGGGCAGTTCGATGCCTTCTCCTGCAAGGTTACCACTGCCCCCGCTGCGTCTACAGTTTCTTTAAGCCAcccggcagcagcagcagctgatggCTCCAGTCCACACATGCAGAACACACCCTTCAAGCTGGACGATCTCCAGGTGTATGGCTGCTACCCAGGATCCTTTGCACTTAGCTGCCTTGATGAAACCCTCTCATCATGCGGCTCAGAATACTATGCCACTGTTTCCTCTCCAACCCAGGGATTTCAGACAGAGTCTGCACCTGTCTGGGATTCCCCTTTTAGCCCTTTCCCCTCAGCTCCTCCATGCTCTGTGGACAAGGCTGccatgcagcagcagctctcctTTCTGACCTTCAGCCCCTCACTAGAACCACACTCCACTTTGGGGCACCACCAGGATTCCCTGGCTGGTCCGGACGACCCCTTCTTTCTGTCTTCTCGGCAGCACGTATACCCTCTCCACTGCCTCCACACCCCTCTGGAAAGTGGACCTAGGGAAAGCCCCTGTGTGGTGGAGGGGGTAATGATGTCTCCTAAAACCCCAAACTCAGGCACCAATGAGGGCCACTGTGCAGTTTGTGGTGACAACGCATCCTGTCAGCACTATGGCGTCCGCACCTGTGAAGGATGCAAAGGTTTCTTCAAg CGAACagttcagaaaaatgctaaGTATGTGTGCCTTGCCAATAAAGACTGCCCAGTGGACAAGAGGAGAAGAAACCGATGCCAATTCTGCCGGTTCCAGAAATGTCTGGCTGTGGGAATGGTCAAAGAAG TTGTCCGCACAGACAACCTCAAAGGTCGCAGGGGTCGCCTGCCCTCCAAGCCAAAAACTCTGATTGAGGCTTCATCCACGAGCTCCAATGTCAACATTATTGCCTCTCTTGTAAAGGCCCATTTAGACTCCAATCCGAGCGCAGGAAAGCTCAACTACTCCAAG TATCAGGAGAAATCCAATCATTTGAAGGAAAAGGAAGACGCGGGGGATATCCAGCAGTTCTACGACCTCCTCACTGGGGCCTTGGATGTTATTAGAAAGTGGGCTCAAGCCATCCCGGGGTTCACAGACTTCTGCAAGGAGGATCAGGAGCTCCTCCTTGAATCAGCGTTCGTGGAGCTCTTTATCCTCCGCCTGGCTTACAG GTCAAATCCAGAGAAGGATAAGCTTGTCTTCTGCAACGGCGTGGTCCTGCATCGACAGCAGTGTGCCCACAGCTTTGGAGACTGGATCAACTCCATCATGGACTTTTCACAGAGCCTCCACCGTATGAATTTGGACCTCTCCTTGTTTGCCTGTCTCGCGGCGCTCGTCATCATCACCG ATCGCCACGGCCTCAAGGAGCCAAAACGTGTCGAGGACTTCCAAAGTAACCTCATCCGCTGCTTAAGGGAACATATGAGTGAAAAGGGAACAGAACCAAATCGGATACAGCCAAACTATCTCTCTCGGTTGCTAGGCAAACTCCCGGAGCTGAGGACTCTGTGCACACAGGGCTTGCAGCGCATCTTCTACCTAAAACTGGAGGATCTGGTCCCTCCTCCACCGATAGTGGAGAAGATCTTTATGGATACTCTACCATTctga